The following proteins are co-located in the Chryseobacterium daecheongense genome:
- a CDS encoding TonB-dependent receptor: MNKKIQILSILFLGVSQIAFSQIKEERLILNKKREPEVKKIEKKKTSIETIKNYPPEEKSQNPVQYRITDVPAVSDFKTSTIQGQDVTPKFEGSAQNNYLQFGMGNFGKILGDANISKTLDNKLEVGADVHFLSTLGLKREYAWDSKQSSATIGAFLNSYGEKGKFNLNAQYGLDNNRYYGIYALEPAADVDLTQRVNQFKVNGYYDFYSNEILNDVRVKSSFLKDHFDAQENQASVLVNLSKHGVELSKNDILMNADLGVGLETVKTDFEIRDKNSSNYFNATLDPKVTFTKGESYLMVGSSFAFLNGKNSSAIMEQVKNNKSYWFPKAEFQVAASKEFKFYGGVDGGLKLNTYSDLLQQNPFILSDQMLKPTETKYHFYAGLRGDIDETIKYDFSAGFGKMRDILFFKANDLFNNDFTLNRSAYNFANTFSAIYDDGNVSDIKGSIQYFPLANLVLDAELRFTKYNLKNYDNIYNVPLFNASIGAKYSMLDKKLLLGFKGIFASDRTTNSYSIEGVANPAMMYQSTENTNDKVGGYADLNLSAEYKFHKNFSIFATGNNLLNSNYQTYKGYKVLGAQILGGVKITF; encoded by the coding sequence ATGAACAAGAAAATTCAAATATTATCCATATTATTTTTAGGGGTTTCGCAGATTGCGTTTTCCCAGATCAAGGAAGAAAGGCTGATTCTTAATAAAAAAAGAGAACCGGAAGTTAAAAAGATCGAAAAGAAAAAGACTTCAATAGAAACTATTAAGAACTATCCGCCTGAAGAGAAATCTCAGAATCCTGTACAATACAGGATTACAGATGTTCCTGCTGTTTCAGACTTTAAAACTTCCACAATTCAGGGTCAGGATGTAACGCCGAAATTTGAAGGATCTGCTCAAAATAATTACCTGCAATTTGGGATGGGGAATTTCGGAAAGATATTAGGAGATGCCAACATTTCGAAAACCCTTGATAATAAGCTTGAAGTAGGGGCTGATGTGCATTTTCTGTCAACATTGGGACTGAAAAGAGAATATGCATGGGATTCCAAACAGAGTTCTGCCACTATAGGGGCTTTCTTAAACTCCTATGGAGAAAAAGGAAAATTCAATTTGAATGCCCAATATGGATTGGATAACAACAGGTATTACGGAATCTATGCTCTGGAACCTGCAGCAGATGTGGATCTGACGCAGAGGGTAAACCAATTTAAAGTGAACGGATACTATGATTTCTATTCAAATGAGATCTTAAATGATGTAAGGGTTAAATCCTCTTTTTTAAAGGATCATTTTGACGCTCAGGAAAACCAGGCATCCGTTTTGGTGAATTTATCAAAACATGGTGTAGAATTGTCTAAAAATGACATTCTCATGAATGCTGATTTGGGAGTAGGATTGGAAACCGTTAAAACCGATTTCGAAATCAGGGATAAAAATTCATCCAATTATTTCAACGCTACTTTAGATCCGAAAGTTACTTTCACTAAGGGAGAGTCTTATTTAATGGTGGGTTCTTCATTTGCATTTCTGAATGGTAAAAATTCAAGTGCCATTATGGAGCAGGTTAAAAACAATAAAAGCTACTGGTTTCCAAAAGCTGAATTCCAGGTAGCTGCTTCAAAAGAATTCAAATTCTATGGAGGGGTAGACGGAGGTTTAAAACTAAACACTTACAGTGACCTTCTGCAGCAAAATCCATTTATCCTTTCCGATCAGATGTTGAAGCCTACAGAAACCAAATATCATTTTTATGCAGGTTTAAGAGGGGATATTGATGAAACAATCAAGTATGATTTCTCAGCTGGTTTTGGAAAAATGAGAGATATCCTTTTCTTTAAGGCTAATGATCTTTTCAATAATGATTTTACATTAAACCGTTCTGCATATAATTTTGCGAATACATTCTCTGCTATTTACGATGACGGTAATGTAAGTGATATCAAAGGAAGCATTCAGTATTTTCCTCTGGCAAATCTTGTTTTAGATGCTGAATTGAGATTCACAAAGTATAATTTGAAGAATTACGATAATATTTATAACGTTCCTTTATTTAATGCCAGCATTGGTGCGAAATATTCAATGCTTGATAAAAAGTTATTGCTAGGGTTCAAGGGAATTTTTGCAAGTGACAGAACGACAAACTCTTACTCTATCGAGGGAGTGGCAAATCCTGCTATGATGTATCAGTCTACAGAGAACACTAATGATAAAGTTGGTGGTTATGCAGATTTAAATCTTTCCGCAGAGTATAAATTTCACAAAAATTTCAGTATTTTTGCAACCGGAAATAATCTTCTGAACTCAAACTACCAAACCTACAAAGGATATAAAGTATTGGGAGCCCAGATTTTGGGTGGTGTAAAGATTACTTTCTAG
- a CDS encoding tetratricopeptide repeat protein: protein MKSKKILLAAAVIYFGISDAQQSQYFTQKENYRFNLAENLYQTKIYNASQYEYARQYFYNQNLSRSRKEAAQFFDNVIGVILQKNHAEEGLTAFIKEYPHSAYFAQANLPLADYYLAKKDFDKALETLKNVNQYQLSKEENTQYILKLGYAKFMTGDSKGAIDALEEAYKSADESQKGDIAYMLGHLYYSNRQNDKAFQYFDSVKDQPKYSKLVRPYYVQMYYNDKDYDKAISEGNLLLNENISDSYKAEVHKIIGESYFMKNDYAASYPHLKDYLSVQQSPSENDLYEMGFVAAQLKKYDEAVSYYNQLLNSNSALAQNAYYQLGNAYLAVDKKQEALSAFRSSYQMNYDAKVKKLAHEQYAKLSYDIGNPFESPSGVIQSYINENQNADNASEMRSLLVKSYLYSGNYKETLNAIDRLQSSSPEIDKVDQEVSYLLGTEEFNKGNYDEAEKYFLRSLAFNINKEFNSRALYWLAQTYYQKGNYPSAIVRYEKLLTATFPEKQQLPYDLGYAYFKSKKFDQAQTYFKQYLTNPKPEFKNDAELRLADIHYANNELNDAIAIYDKNEDSTDYTLYQKGMALGFKGDTQAKINTLKSLLSKYPQSDYYDDSQYEIGTAYAAQDDFTNSNDYFAKVIKTSSDKDLVANASIYRAQNYIDQNQNDKAIAELKSLGEQYKNTAYAQKIVQAAKPVFTKNGDVAGYESFAKNIGVNVDASEIDEINLSTGKQYFSKKDYKNAISYYEKYLTQNPTGEGLFQAKYELGESYYQTNNTTKALLVLQEVANVQNDYQDDAQTRLAQIYVSQGNSAEAKKYLENIKNSSDINIKNYANVELMKMYAEEKNFSQAEKLANDVIANTKNSAAVIETAKVIKARSLMNSSKDKDAQAAYASLEKSSNTEVAAEALYAKAFYQNKGKAFKSSNETIFKLANNYSSEEYWGAKALVLMAKNYIGLKDNYQASYTCDQIIANYKDFPEIVNEAKEVKKQIKK, encoded by the coding sequence ATGAAATCAAAAAAAATACTTTTAGCGGCTGCTGTGATCTATTTCGGAATCTCCGATGCTCAACAGTCTCAATACTTTACACAGAAAGAAAATTACAGATTCAATCTAGCTGAAAATCTTTACCAAACCAAAATATACAACGCTTCTCAATACGAATATGCCCGACAATATTTTTACAATCAAAATCTGTCGAGATCCAGGAAAGAAGCAGCCCAGTTTTTTGATAATGTGATCGGAGTTATTCTTCAGAAAAATCATGCTGAAGAAGGTTTAACGGCCTTTATCAAAGAATATCCGCATTCAGCATATTTTGCTCAGGCTAATTTGCCTCTGGCGGATTATTATCTGGCTAAAAAAGATTTTGATAAAGCGCTGGAGACTTTGAAAAATGTGAATCAGTATCAGCTTTCAAAAGAAGAAAATACCCAGTATATTCTAAAATTAGGATATGCAAAATTCATGACCGGAGATTCTAAAGGAGCAATAGATGCGCTGGAAGAAGCTTATAAATCGGCTGATGAATCTCAAAAAGGGGATATTGCTTATATGCTGGGACATTTGTATTATTCAAACAGGCAGAATGATAAAGCATTCCAGTATTTTGATTCTGTAAAAGATCAGCCTAAATATTCAAAGCTGGTTCGTCCTTATTACGTTCAGATGTACTACAATGACAAGGACTATGATAAAGCAATTTCTGAAGGAAATCTTTTATTGAATGAGAATATTTCTGATTCCTATAAAGCAGAAGTTCATAAAATCATTGGGGAAAGTTATTTCATGAAGAATGATTATGCTGCTTCATATCCGCACCTGAAGGATTACCTGAGTGTTCAGCAAAGTCCTTCTGAGAACGATTTGTATGAAATGGGATTTGTAGCTGCTCAGCTGAAGAAATATGATGAAGCGGTTTCTTATTACAATCAATTGCTGAACAGCAACTCTGCATTGGCTCAAAATGCTTATTACCAGTTAGGGAATGCTTATCTGGCAGTAGATAAAAAACAGGAAGCATTGTCTGCATTCCGATCGTCTTACCAGATGAATTATGATGCAAAAGTAAAGAAGCTGGCGCATGAGCAATACGCAAAATTAAGCTACGATATCGGAAACCCTTTTGAAAGTCCTTCAGGAGTTATCCAGAGTTACATCAATGAAAACCAGAATGCAGATAATGCTTCAGAGATGAGGTCTTTGCTGGTGAAATCCTATTTGTATTCAGGGAATTACAAGGAAACATTAAATGCAATCGACAGGTTGCAAAGCTCATCTCCGGAAATTGATAAAGTAGATCAGGAGGTTTCTTACCTGTTGGGAACAGAGGAGTTCAACAAAGGAAATTATGATGAGGCAGAAAAATATTTCTTAAGAAGCCTTGCGTTCAATATCAATAAAGAATTCAACAGCAGGGCACTTTACTGGCTGGCTCAGACTTACTACCAGAAAGGAAATTATCCATCAGCAATTGTACGTTATGAAAAATTACTGACCGCTACCTTTCCAGAGAAGCAACAGCTGCCTTATGATCTTGGATATGCTTATTTCAAATCCAAAAAATTTGATCAGGCCCAAACTTACTTTAAACAATACCTTACAAACCCTAAACCGGAATTTAAAAATGATGCGGAACTTCGTTTGGCAGATATTCATTATGCAAATAATGAGCTGAATGATGCAATCGCTATCTATGATAAAAATGAGGATTCTACGGACTATACCTTATACCAGAAGGGGATGGCTTTAGGATTTAAAGGGGATACGCAGGCTAAAATTAATACGCTAAAATCCCTTCTGTCCAAATATCCGCAATCCGACTATTACGATGATTCTCAATATGAGATCGGAACAGCATATGCGGCACAGGACGACTTTACAAACTCTAATGATTATTTTGCAAAAGTAATTAAAACCTCTTCAGATAAAGACCTTGTTGCTAACGCATCTATTTACAGGGCACAAAATTATATTGATCAGAACCAGAACGATAAAGCGATTGCTGAGTTGAAATCGCTGGGAGAACAGTATAAGAATACCGCATACGCCCAGAAAATTGTTCAGGCGGCTAAACCTGTATTTACTAAAAATGGAGATGTTGCAGGGTACGAAAGTTTTGCAAAAAATATTGGGGTTAATGTAGATGCCTCGGAGATCGATGAGATCAACCTTTCTACAGGAAAACAATATTTCTCGAAAAAAGACTATAAGAATGCCATTTCTTATTATGAGAAATACCTTACACAAAACCCTACGGGAGAGGGACTTTTCCAGGCTAAATATGAACTGGGAGAAAGTTATTATCAAACGAATAATACAACAAAAGCGTTATTGGTGCTTCAGGAAGTTGCTAATGTTCAAAATGATTACCAGGATGATGCACAAACCCGTTTAGCCCAGATTTATGTGTCGCAGGGGAATAGTGCAGAAGCTAAAAAATATTTAGAGAATATTAAAAACTCTTCGGATATCAATATTAAAAACTACGCGAATGTGGAATTAATGAAGATGTATGCTGAGGAGAAAAACTTCTCTCAGGCTGAAAAGCTGGCCAATGATGTTATTGCTAATACTAAAAACTCTGCTGCTGTTATTGAAACGGCAAAAGTAATCAAGGCAAGAAGTCTCATGAACTCTTCGAAAGATAAAGATGCCCAGGCAGCTTACGCTTCTCTTGAAAAATCCTCCAATACTGAGGTGGCAGCAGAAGCATTATATGCAAAAGCATTTTACCAGAACAAAGGAAAAGCATTCAAATCTTCCAACGAAACCATCTTCAAGCTGGCTAATAACTATTCTTCTGAGGAGTATTGGGGAGCTAAAGCATTGGTGCTGATGGCGAAAAACTATATTGGTTTAAAAGATAATTACCAGGCAAGTTATACTTGTGATCAGATCATTGCGAACTACAAGGACTTCCCGGAAATTGTTAATGAAGCTAAGGAAGTGAAAAAACAGATCAAAAAATAA